A window of Lysobacter terrestris contains these coding sequences:
- a CDS encoding phosphoribosylaminoimidazolesuccinocarboxamide synthase: MSRPYLLESNLPGLHLRHRGKVRDVFDLPGDRLLMVATDRLSAFDVVLPDPIPGKGEMLCQISNFWFGKTEHIVPNHLTGIDVASVLPAGVDASLYDQRAVVTKRLKPVPVECIARGYVIGSGWKDYQRTGRISGIALPDGLRQAEQLAEPIFTPSTKAAVGDHDENIDFDTVVKTVGPDLAEQVRDATLRLYTYARDYAAQRGILLADTKFEFGTDADGRLYVMDEMLTPDSSRYWPADEYQVGTSPPSYDKQIVRDYLETLDWDKTPPGPKLPQEVIDRTRARYAEALQKLAGISVD; this comes from the coding sequence GTGTCCCGCCCCTACCTGCTCGAGTCCAACCTGCCCGGCCTGCACCTGCGTCACCGCGGCAAGGTGCGCGACGTATTCGATCTGCCCGGCGACCGTTTGCTGATGGTCGCCACCGACCGCCTGAGCGCGTTCGACGTGGTGCTGCCCGACCCGATCCCGGGCAAGGGCGAGATGCTCTGCCAGATCAGCAATTTCTGGTTCGGCAAGACCGAACACATCGTGCCCAACCACCTCACCGGCATCGACGTCGCCTCCGTGCTGCCCGCCGGCGTGGATGCCTCGCTGTACGACCAGCGCGCGGTGGTGACCAAGCGTCTGAAGCCGGTGCCCGTGGAATGCATCGCGCGCGGCTACGTCATCGGCAGCGGCTGGAAGGATTACCAGCGCACCGGCCGCATCAGCGGCATCGCCCTGCCCGACGGCCTGCGCCAGGCCGAGCAGCTGGCCGAACCGATCTTCACGCCCTCGACCAAGGCCGCGGTCGGCGACCACGACGAGAACATCGACTTCGACACCGTGGTGAAGACCGTCGGGCCGGACCTGGCCGAGCAGGTGCGCGACGCGACGCTGCGCCTGTACACCTACGCGCGCGACTACGCGGCGCAACGCGGCATCCTGCTGGCGGACACCAAGTTCGAGTTCGGCACCGACGCTGACGGCCGCCTGTACGTGATGGACGAGATGCTCACACCGGACTCCTCGCGCTACTGGCCCGCCGACGAATACCAAGTGGGCACCAGCCCGCCGAGCTACGACAAGCAGATCGTGCGCGACTACCTGGAGACGCTGGACTGGGACAAGACGCCGCCGGGTCCGAAGCTGCCGCAGGAAGTGATCGACCGCACGCGCGCCCGCTATGCCGAAGCGCTGCAGAAACTGGCGGGGATCTCGGTCGACTGA
- a CDS encoding Mpo1 family 2-hydroxy fatty acid dioxygenase produces MNTPASASLGRPIDRWFASYSGDHRNHTNQLIHVVCVPAILWSVIALLWCVPVPANLFVPGAWAALAMFGAWMFYYRASRPLGFGMLASFVLMGFLTRWLADTYGFTTLLYLAIAVFVIAWIGQFIGHKIEGRKPSFLTDLTYLLIGPAWVLAKLYRKLGWTY; encoded by the coding sequence ATGAACACGCCCGCATCCGCTTCCCTGGGCCGTCCGATCGATCGCTGGTTCGCCAGCTATTCCGGCGACCATCGCAACCACACCAACCAGCTGATCCACGTGGTCTGCGTGCCGGCGATCCTGTGGAGCGTGATCGCGCTGCTGTGGTGCGTCCCGGTGCCGGCGAACCTGTTCGTGCCCGGCGCGTGGGCCGCGCTAGCCATGTTCGGCGCGTGGATGTTCTATTACCGCGCCTCGCGGCCGCTGGGCTTCGGCATGCTCGCCTCGTTCGTGCTGATGGGCTTCCTCACCCGCTGGCTGGCGGACACCTACGGCTTCACCACCCTGCTCTATCTCGCGATCGCGGTGTTCGTGATCGCCTGGATCGGCCAGTTCATCGGCCACAAGATCGAAGGGCGCAAGCCGAGCTTCCTCACCGACCTCACCTACCTGCTGATCGGCCCGGCCTGGGTGCTCGCCAAGCTCTATCGCAAGCTCGGTTGGACCTACTGA